In Amycolatopsis endophytica, the following are encoded in one genomic region:
- a CDS encoding branched-chain amino acid ABC transporter permease — protein MTNTTQGAPLAPEISPPQKKDRGFLGRAGVVGVVLVVAIVVALLQSGSGLVVWQSVVTGVLTGGLYGLIAMGLTLIFGVLDIVNFAHGALLAVAMFISFGMISATGMHPYLTLVVAIPALFLIGAAVHRGLLSGTGGKSLENQLLITLGLSLLLENGLLMFFGAEPKTIALPGDFQFPLLGAVVAGSRLYAFLGAILLGALLFWLLRRTRLGTAIRAVAANGPGAELVGINVRRIHTLTFAIGTACAGAAAALAGPLVTVTPTLGEQFNITAFVVVVLGGMGNVVGALVGGLLIGLVEQLTTIYLGGQSSLLGVFVVFILVLFLRPQGLFGRKTA, from the coding sequence ATGACCAACACAACGCAGGGGGCGCCACTCGCCCCCGAAATCTCCCCTCCCCAGAAGAAGGATCGCGGTTTCCTCGGCCGCGCGGGCGTCGTCGGTGTCGTTCTCGTCGTCGCGATCGTGGTCGCGCTGCTGCAGTCCGGCAGCGGGCTGGTGGTCTGGCAGTCGGTGGTCACCGGCGTCCTGACCGGCGGTCTCTACGGCCTCATCGCGATGGGCCTGACGCTGATCTTCGGCGTGCTGGACATCGTCAACTTCGCGCACGGCGCGCTGCTGGCGGTCGCGATGTTCATCTCCTTCGGCATGATCTCCGCGACCGGTATGCACCCGTACCTGACGCTGGTCGTGGCCATCCCGGCGCTGTTCCTGATCGGCGCTGCCGTCCACCGTGGACTGTTGTCCGGTACCGGTGGCAAGTCGCTGGAGAACCAGCTGCTGATCACACTCGGCCTGTCGCTGTTGCTGGAGAACGGTCTGCTGATGTTCTTCGGTGCCGAGCCGAAGACGATCGCGCTGCCGGGTGACTTCCAGTTCCCGTTGCTGGGCGCGGTGGTCGCCGGTTCGCGGTTGTACGCCTTCCTCGGCGCGATCCTGCTCGGCGCGCTGCTGTTCTGGCTGCTGCGCCGCACCCGGCTGGGTACCGCGATCCGCGCGGTCGCGGCGAACGGTCCGGGCGCGGAACTGGTCGGCATCAACGTCCGCCGCATCCACACGCTGACCTTCGCGATCGGCACCGCGTGCGCCGGTGCGGCCGCCGCGCTGGCGGGTCCGCTGGTCACGGTGACGCCGACGCTGGGCGAGCAGTTCAACATCACCGCGTTCGTGGTGGTGGTGCTCGGCGGGATGGGCAACGTCGTGGGCGCGCTCGTCGGCGGCCTGCTGATCGGGCTGGTCGAGCAGCTCACCACGATCTACCTCGGCGGGCAGAGCTCGCTGCTGGGTGTGTTCGTCGTGTTCATCCTCGTGCTTTTCCTCCGGCCGCAGGGACTTTTCGGAAGGAAGACGGCATGA
- a CDS encoding ABC transporter ATP-binding protein has product MSMVEVSGVGKAFRGLRALSDVDFEVSEGEILGIIGPNGAGKTTLFNVVSGALTPDTGRVGFAGQDVTGASPDRIARAGMVRTFQLMRPFASMTVLENVSLAAQHHRFGRRKLREHALDVVERVGLGPWAHRIAPELPTAGLKRLELARALATRPKVLLLDEVLAGLVPAEREPVLDLLALLRDQEGVTLLFIEHIMAAVMRLADRVLVLDQGRVIAVGSPQEVTSDARVIDAYLGEEPTHADA; this is encoded by the coding sequence ATGAGCATGGTGGAAGTGAGCGGCGTCGGCAAGGCGTTCCGCGGTCTGCGTGCGCTGTCCGATGTGGACTTCGAGGTGTCCGAGGGGGAGATCCTCGGCATCATCGGCCCGAACGGCGCGGGCAAGACCACGCTGTTCAACGTCGTCTCGGGCGCGCTGACGCCGGACACGGGCCGGGTCGGGTTCGCCGGGCAGGACGTCACGGGCGCCTCGCCGGACCGGATCGCGCGGGCCGGGATGGTGCGCACGTTCCAGCTGATGCGGCCGTTCGCGAGCATGACCGTGCTGGAGAACGTCAGCCTCGCCGCGCAGCACCACCGCTTCGGACGGCGGAAGCTGCGTGAGCACGCGCTGGACGTCGTCGAGCGCGTCGGGCTCGGTCCGTGGGCACACCGCATCGCGCCCGAACTGCCGACCGCCGGGCTCAAGCGGCTGGAGCTGGCGCGGGCACTGGCGACGCGGCCGAAGGTGCTGCTGCTCGACGAGGTCCTGGCGGGGCTGGTGCCCGCCGAACGGGAACCGGTGCTCGACCTGCTCGCGCTGCTGCGTGATCAGGAGGGCGTGACCCTGCTGTTCATCGAGCACATCATGGCCGCCGTCATGCGCCTGGCCGACCGGGTGCTCGTGCTGGACCAGGGACGCGTGATCGCGGTCGGCTCGCCGCAGGAGGTCACCAGCGACGCCCGCGTCATCGACGCCTACCTCGGTGAGGAGCCGACCCATGCTGACGCTTGA
- a CDS encoding aspartate/glutamate racemase family protein, with translation MRALAVTPIHLPPEEIRRRQDRYDRLAPPDLEIELVDVGAAAPASLDTGESVRASEREVAAALGRAGEGFDLAFPDCVLDPAVPDTVAAQPLPVHGLLKLSATHLAGKGVRFGAVVRNEAIRAEFDKRVADYGLTAYFAGTRVLDLPFEAIADTATWNRALGDAVRELASLGATAVINGCSAVDVEPADLPARIVDPTELALRLLAVQP, from the coding sequence ATGCGTGCCCTCGCGGTGACGCCCATCCACCTGCCGCCGGAGGAGATCCGGCGGCGGCAGGACCGCTACGACCGGCTCGCCCCGCCGGACCTGGAGATCGAACTCGTCGACGTGGGCGCGGCCGCGCCGGCTTCGCTCGACACGGGCGAGTCCGTGCGGGCGTCCGAACGGGAGGTCGCCGCCGCGCTGGGTCGCGCGGGGGAGGGCTTCGACCTGGCCTTCCCGGACTGCGTGCTCGACCCGGCCGTGCCGGACACCGTTGCCGCACAGCCGCTTCCGGTGCACGGGCTGCTCAAGCTGTCCGCGACCCACCTCGCGGGCAAGGGCGTGCGGTTCGGCGCCGTCGTGCGCAATGAGGCGATCCGTGCCGAGTTCGACAAGCGCGTCGCCGACTACGGCCTGACCGCGTACTTCGCCGGAACGCGCGTGCTGGACCTGCCGTTCGAGGCGATCGCGGACACCGCCACCTGGAACCGGGCGCTCGGCGATGCGGTGCGTGAGCTGGCGTCGCTGGGCGCGACCGCGGTGATCAACGGCTGCTCGGCGGTCGACGTCGAACCCGCCGACCTGCCCGCGCGCATCGTCGACCCGACGGAGCTGGCGTTGCGGCTGCTGGCGGTGCAGCCGTGA
- a CDS encoding FAD-dependent oxidoreductase, translating into MDLVVAGAGGGLAGALRAAELGLSVLVVEASEHFRRGNNTSMSTAMFPGAGSRWQVEADIDDSPERFVDDIMTKTKGQADPRLARTLAEVSAPLVEWLADSAGLPLSLVTDFNYPGHAVPRCHSIPGRHGSGVIDHLARRVTEHENIELLAPAKLVDVLTDPDGVRAAVVRYPDGAEEEIPTRAVLLATNGFGADRDLVARHLPEIADALYQGSDQSLGDALRIGEKLGAATGYLDAYQGHGAVAANAGTLVGWATIIHGAILVDAGGRRFGNETRGYSEYAAELAARPGATGWIVLDETIFEQCQPFQDFRNTVESGALVWADDAVGLGEALGLPELADELAAAAAIARGEREDPFGRTNWERPLSGRYAAVRVVPALFHTQGGLRVNENAAVVDACDRPIPGLYAAGGAAASISGHGAAGYLPGNGLLPAFGLAYLAANDVARRPA; encoded by the coding sequence ATGGATCTGGTGGTCGCTGGTGCCGGTGGCGGCCTGGCCGGTGCGCTGCGGGCCGCCGAACTGGGGCTGAGCGTGCTGGTCGTCGAGGCCAGCGAGCACTTCCGGCGCGGCAACAACACGTCGATGTCGACCGCGATGTTTCCCGGCGCCGGTTCGCGCTGGCAGGTCGAAGCGGACATCGACGACTCGCCGGAGCGGTTCGTCGACGACATCATGACCAAGACCAAGGGACAGGCCGATCCGAGGCTGGCCCGTACGCTGGCGGAGGTGAGCGCGCCGCTGGTGGAGTGGCTGGCCGATTCGGCCGGTCTGCCGTTGTCGCTGGTCACGGACTTCAACTACCCGGGCCACGCGGTGCCGCGCTGCCACTCGATCCCCGGTCGGCACGGCTCCGGCGTCATCGACCACCTCGCGCGGCGGGTCACCGAGCACGAGAACATCGAGCTGCTCGCCCCGGCGAAGCTGGTCGACGTGCTGACCGACCCCGACGGTGTCCGGGCCGCCGTCGTGCGCTATCCGGACGGCGCCGAGGAAGAGATCCCGACGCGCGCGGTCCTGCTGGCCACCAACGGTTTCGGCGCCGACCGCGACCTCGTGGCGCGGCACCTGCCGGAGATCGCGGACGCGTTGTACCAGGGCAGCGACCAGTCGCTCGGCGACGCGCTGCGCATCGGCGAGAAGCTCGGCGCGGCCACCGGTTACCTGGACGCCTACCAGGGCCACGGCGCGGTCGCCGCGAACGCGGGCACGCTGGTCGGGTGGGCGACGATCATCCACGGCGCGATCCTCGTCGACGCAGGCGGAAGGCGCTTCGGCAACGAGACCCGCGGTTATTCCGAGTACGCCGCCGAACTCGCGGCCCGGCCCGGTGCCACCGGCTGGATCGTGCTGGACGAGACGATTTTCGAGCAATGCCAGCCGTTCCAGGACTTCCGGAACACCGTGGAGTCCGGTGCGCTGGTGTGGGCGGACGACGCGGTGGGGCTGGGAGAGGCGCTCGGACTACCGGAGCTGGCCGACGAACTCGCCGCCGCGGCGGCGATCGCGCGTGGCGAGCGCGAGGACCCGTTCGGCCGCACCAACTGGGAGCGCCCGCTGTCCGGCCGGTACGCCGCGGTCCGGGTCGTGCCCGCGCTCTTCCACACCCAGGGCGGCCTGAGGGTGAACGAGAACGCCGCCGTCGTCGACGCCTGCGACCGGCCGATCCCCGGCCTCTACGCCGCGGGAGGCGCCGCGGCGAGCATTTCGGGTCACGGCGCCGCCGGATACCTGCCCGGCAACGGGCTCCTGCCTGCCTTCGGGCTGGCCTACCTGGCCGCGAACGACGTCGCACGTCGCCCGGCCTGA
- a CDS encoding dihydroorotase, whose translation MATTELLVQGVRVVRPDAADGEPELLDIAVDDGTITRVAPGLPADDAARVIDGRGLLAFPGVVDAHQHWGIYNELSTDTRTESRASAQGGVTTSLTYMRTGQYYLNKGGSYRDFFPEVLSKSAGNAYVDYAFHLAPMSSQHIEEIPYLVEEHGVTSFKIFMFYGSHGLHGRSTSQSDFLMIPPDERYDIAHFEFVMRGVQKAREILTEYAPHLSLSLHCETAEIMTAYTKLVEQDGSLTGLRAYSASRPPHSEGLAVTIASYLAHETGLPNINLLHLSSEKALSAALTMAKAFPHIDFRREVTIGHLLADVDTASGIGGKVNPPLREREDVEALWRHVLAGEVDWVVSDHACCRDELKFGSDRGDVFLAKSGFGGAEYLLPGLVGEGTKRGLSLQKIAKMLSWNPAQRYGLLRKGTIAEGYDADFALVDPDVQWTVRAAESESTQEYTPFEGFPMTARVTDTFVRGNHVFADGKVVGEPVGRFLKRGR comes from the coding sequence ATGGCAACGACGGAACTGCTCGTCCAGGGCGTCCGGGTCGTGCGGCCCGATGCCGCCGACGGCGAGCCGGAACTGCTGGACATCGCGGTCGACGACGGCACCATCACGCGGGTGGCGCCCGGCCTGCCCGCCGACGACGCCGCGCGCGTGATCGACGGCCGTGGCCTGCTGGCCTTCCCCGGTGTGGTCGACGCGCACCAGCACTGGGGCATCTACAACGAGCTGTCCACCGACACCCGCACCGAAAGCCGCGCGAGCGCGCAGGGTGGCGTCACGACGTCGCTCACCTACATGCGGACCGGGCAGTACTACCTCAACAAGGGCGGCAGCTACCGGGACTTCTTCCCGGAGGTGCTGAGCAAGTCGGCCGGTAACGCCTATGTGGACTACGCCTTCCACCTGGCGCCGATGTCGTCGCAGCACATCGAGGAGATCCCGTACCTCGTGGAGGAACACGGCGTCACCTCGTTCAAGATCTTCATGTTCTACGGTTCGCACGGGCTGCACGGCCGGTCGACGAGCCAGAGCGACTTCCTGATGATCCCGCCGGACGAGCGCTACGACATCGCGCACTTCGAGTTCGTGATGCGCGGGGTGCAGAAGGCACGCGAGATCCTCACCGAGTACGCGCCGCACCTGTCGCTGTCGTTGCACTGCGAGACGGCCGAGATCATGACCGCCTACACGAAGCTGGTGGAGCAGGACGGTTCGCTGACCGGCCTGCGCGCCTACAGCGCTTCGCGGCCGCCGCACTCGGAGGGGCTGGCGGTCACCATCGCGTCGTACCTGGCGCACGAGACCGGACTGCCGAACATCAACCTGCTGCACCTGTCGTCGGAGAAGGCGCTGTCGGCCGCGCTGACGATGGCGAAGGCGTTCCCGCACATCGACTTCCGCCGCGAGGTGACCATCGGGCACCTGCTCGCCGATGTGGACACCGCGTCCGGCATCGGTGGCAAGGTCAACCCGCCGCTGCGCGAGCGCGAGGACGTCGAGGCGCTGTGGCGGCACGTGCTGGCCGGTGAGGTCGACTGGGTCGTGAGCGACCACGCGTGCTGCCGGGACGAGCTGAAGTTCGGCTCCGACCGCGGCGACGTCTTCCTGGCGAAGTCCGGTTTCGGCGGTGCCGAGTACCTGCTGCCCGGCCTGGTCGGTGAGGGCACGAAGCGGGGCCTGTCGCTGCAGAAGATCGCGAAGATGCTGTCGTGGAACCCCGCGCAGCGCTACGGCCTGCTGCGCAAGGGCACGATCGCCGAAGGCTACGATGCGGACTTCGCGCTCGTGGACCCGGACGTGCAGTGGACGGTGCGGGCCGCGGAATCGGAGTCGACGCAGGAGTACACGCCGTTCGAGGGCTTCCCGATGACGGCGCGCGTGACGGACACGTTCGTGCGTGGCAACCACGTCTTCGCCGACGGCAAGGTCGTGGGGGAGCCGGTGGGCCGGTTCCTCAAGCGGGGCCGCTGA
- a CDS encoding branched-chain amino acid ABC transporter permease → MSAITIAGPAGAEKVKAPPLRPQNRQLAILAVLVLIAIPLPLILPAAQGAVAVRILIFLLMAVGWNIMSGFGGMFSFGHAAYFGLGAYTSAYLLVKHNVSPWIGMLAGMAVAAAAAVLIGYFSFRYKLQGAYFALATFAFAEMLRLVVTSSEFANKAVGFSVPLIPDSSLWMIQFPADSPAYFWVALVLAGAAVAISIVFLHSRAGKYVTAIRDDELAAASLGTPVMRHKLMTVALSAAITAVAGAFYTQYYLFVNPELGFGSSVSIQAIVPVVIGGIGTVWGPVVGAIIVGALNDVTATMLRTPPEFLSFLQGRSGLDVVLYAVLLILIVRLLPKGIVGTIAARWRR, encoded by the coding sequence ATGAGTGCGATCACGATCGCCGGGCCGGCCGGCGCTGAGAAGGTCAAGGCACCGCCGCTGCGCCCGCAGAACCGGCAGCTCGCCATCCTCGCCGTGCTGGTGCTGATCGCGATCCCGCTGCCGCTCATCCTGCCCGCCGCGCAGGGCGCGGTCGCCGTGCGGATCCTGATCTTCCTGCTCATGGCGGTGGGCTGGAACATCATGAGTGGTTTCGGCGGCATGTTCAGCTTCGGGCACGCGGCCTACTTCGGCCTCGGCGCCTACACCAGCGCGTATCTGCTGGTGAAGCACAACGTGTCGCCGTGGATCGGGATGCTTGCCGGGATGGCGGTGGCCGCCGCGGCGGCGGTGCTGATCGGGTACTTCTCCTTCCGCTACAAGCTGCAGGGCGCCTACTTCGCGCTCGCCACGTTCGCCTTCGCCGAGATGCTGCGGCTGGTCGTGACGAGCAGCGAGTTCGCCAACAAGGCAGTCGGGTTCAGCGTGCCGCTGATCCCGGACTCGTCGCTGTGGATGATCCAGTTCCCTGCCGACTCGCCCGCGTACTTCTGGGTCGCGCTGGTGCTGGCCGGGGCCGCGGTCGCGATCAGCATCGTGTTCCTGCACTCGCGGGCCGGGAAGTACGTGACCGCGATCCGCGACGACGAGCTGGCCGCGGCCTCGCTCGGCACGCCGGTGATGCGGCACAAGCTGATGACGGTCGCGTTGTCCGCGGCGATCACCGCGGTCGCGGGCGCCTTCTACACGCAGTACTACCTGTTCGTGAACCCCGAACTCGGCTTCGGTTCGTCGGTGTCGATCCAGGCGATCGTGCCGGTCGTGATCGGCGGCATCGGCACGGTCTGGGGCCCGGTGGTCGGCGCGATCATCGTCGGCGCGCTCAACGACGTGACCGCGACGATGCTGCGCACCCCGCCGGAGTTCCTGAGCTTCCTGCAGGGCCGCAGTGGCCTGGACGTGGTGCTCTACGCGGTGCTGCTGATCCTGATCGTGCGGCTGCTGCCGAAGGGGATCGTCGGAACGATCGCGGCGAGGTGGCGTCGATGA
- a CDS encoding LysR family transcriptional regulator yields MDLDLRLVRYFTVVAEHLNFARAAGALHVAQPSLSRQIQRLEDEVGVRLLERTPHGSRLTAAGAAFLPKAHAVLRAAHEAVATARAAAPPRTVMIGYTEDLVITPAVRDLRRRHPEAHVSTRHLDWNDSRALADHRVDVLVARAPLPFDTDGLDVTTLYDEPRVLLVPATHPLAGKESVTPDDFAAEPLVPCTGGGAPWTGFWRLEPRPGGQPAPLGPEVVETHEDKLELVAEGRAVAVLPAHDRRSTLRDDLAVIPVEDVEPARVVVVSRADDHNPLVTGFRESAEALLSGPA; encoded by the coding sequence ATGGATCTCGACCTGCGGTTGGTGCGTTACTTCACCGTCGTCGCCGAGCACCTGAACTTCGCCAGAGCCGCCGGGGCACTGCACGTCGCCCAACCGTCGCTCAGCAGGCAGATCCAGCGGCTCGAAGACGAAGTCGGGGTGCGGCTGCTGGAGCGCACCCCACACGGCAGCAGGCTCACCGCGGCCGGTGCGGCGTTCCTGCCGAAGGCACACGCGGTCCTGCGCGCGGCCCACGAGGCGGTGGCCACCGCACGAGCCGCCGCGCCACCCCGCACGGTCATGATCGGCTACACCGAGGACCTGGTGATCACACCCGCGGTCCGCGACCTGCGCCGCCGCCACCCCGAGGCCCACGTCAGCACCCGGCACCTCGACTGGAACGACTCCCGCGCCCTCGCCGACCACCGGGTGGACGTGCTCGTCGCCCGCGCGCCGCTGCCCTTCGACACCGACGGCCTCGACGTCACCACCCTCTACGACGAGCCGCGTGTCCTCCTCGTGCCCGCCACACACCCGCTCGCGGGCAAGGAATCGGTCACCCCGGACGACTTCGCCGCCGAACCCCTCGTCCCCTGCACCGGCGGCGGCGCGCCGTGGACCGGGTTCTGGCGGCTCGAACCGCGCCCCGGCGGACAACCGGCACCGCTCGGCCCCGAGGTCGTGGAGACCCACGAGGACAAGCTCGAACTGGTCGCCGAGGGCCGGGCCGTCGCCGTCCTGCCCGCGCACGACCGGCGCAGCACCCTGCGCGACGACCTCGCGGTGATCCCGGTCGAGGACGTCGAACCCGCCCGGGTTGTGGTCGTCAGCCGGGCCGACGACCACAACCCGCTCGTCACCGGGTTCCGGGAATCCGCGGAGGCACTGCTCAGCGGCCCCGCTTGA
- a CDS encoding ABC transporter ATP-binding protein, which produces MLTLEKVCAGYGRMRILHDIDLHLGEGEIVALVGANGAGKTTTLRSICGQLKTLSGSITFGGSPTAGRRPDQLVRDGLVHVPEDRALFGTLTVEENLRMGAWTRTSAQAEKSLAEVYELFPVLAQRRTQIAQTFSGGQQQMLAIGRALMAAPKLLMLDEPSTGLSPKLTWTMLEAVRRIRDNGVSVLLVEQNAKQALAIADRAYVMESGSTVLSGTGGELAEDSRVRKAYLGL; this is translated from the coding sequence ATGCTGACGCTTGAGAAGGTGTGCGCCGGGTACGGACGAATGCGCATCCTGCACGACATCGACCTGCATCTCGGCGAGGGTGAGATCGTCGCGCTGGTCGGTGCGAACGGCGCGGGCAAGACCACGACGCTGCGCAGTATCTGCGGTCAGCTCAAGACGTTGTCCGGCAGCATCACCTTCGGCGGCTCGCCCACCGCGGGCCGCCGTCCCGACCAGCTGGTCCGCGACGGGCTGGTGCACGTGCCGGAGGATCGCGCGTTGTTCGGCACGCTCACCGTCGAGGAGAACCTGCGGATGGGCGCGTGGACCCGCACGTCCGCGCAGGCGGAGAAGTCGCTGGCCGAGGTCTACGAACTGTTCCCGGTCCTGGCGCAGCGGCGGACGCAGATCGCGCAGACGTTCAGCGGTGGGCAGCAGCAGATGCTGGCGATCGGCCGCGCGCTGATGGCGGCGCCGAAGCTGCTGATGCTCGACGAGCCCTCGACCGGTCTGTCGCCGAAGCTGACCTGGACGATGCTGGAGGCAGTGCGGCGGATCCGGGACAACGGGGTGTCGGTGCTGCTGGTCGAGCAGAACGCCAAGCAGGCGCTGGCGATCGCGGATCGCGCGTACGTGATGGAGAGCGGATCGACCGTGTTGTCCGGCACCGGCGGTGAGCTGGCGGAGGACAGCCGCGTCAGGAAGGCGTATCTGGGACTGTGA
- a CDS encoding MmgE/PrpD family protein, producing the protein MTAAESTAELGAWVSGVDVPEEVLDRLSLVLLDVFGVTAVGAAQPEQRALRAAWRAPDGPAPLVGAGTCVSTDAAAWLNGIALVSLELDEGNKYAKGHPAAHGFPAVLALAAELDSSGEDTAAALLAAYEVASRFGRATSLKPGAHPHGSWGVAGAAAGCARLLGLGPDATAAAIDTGAGMAIAGHFDSATTGNPVRNAWMGASQSSGLAAARMAAAGMARNTGTAALSLGTLLGSFDVGELTAELGVRWDITHGYFKRHASCSFTHPAADAVLALRAEFPAAAITSILVESHVLGAGLTSETWSNRLSAMFSTPFVVATAALTGQVAPDSALDDPQVQALARRVRLVAADDLTARLPAERAARVSIGFDDGTTLASEVPNPVGDADHHPLSEPDLVAMLKTWLPRQPGLVDRAVAVSHELPGLPRVGDALRGLAGGAEKELN; encoded by the coding sequence GTGACAGCGGCGGAATCGACGGCGGAACTCGGCGCCTGGGTGTCCGGTGTGGACGTGCCGGAGGAGGTGCTGGACCGGCTTTCCCTGGTACTGCTGGACGTCTTCGGCGTCACCGCGGTGGGCGCGGCTCAGCCGGAGCAGCGGGCGTTGCGCGCGGCGTGGCGGGCGCCGGACGGCCCGGCGCCGTTGGTCGGGGCTGGTACGTGTGTGTCCACCGACGCGGCGGCGTGGCTGAACGGGATCGCGCTGGTCTCGCTCGAACTCGACGAGGGCAACAAGTACGCCAAGGGGCATCCCGCGGCGCACGGGTTCCCGGCGGTACTGGCGCTGGCGGCCGAGCTGGACAGCAGTGGCGAAGACACCGCGGCGGCCCTGCTCGCGGCCTACGAGGTGGCTTCTCGGTTCGGCCGTGCGACGTCGTTGAAGCCCGGCGCGCATCCACACGGGAGCTGGGGCGTGGCCGGTGCGGCGGCGGGGTGTGCGCGGTTGCTCGGGCTTGGTCCGGATGCGACGGCCGCCGCGATCGACACCGGGGCGGGCATGGCGATCGCGGGCCACTTCGACTCGGCGACCACCGGAAACCCCGTCCGCAACGCGTGGATGGGCGCTTCGCAGTCGTCCGGCCTGGCCGCGGCGCGGATGGCCGCGGCCGGGATGGCGCGCAACACCGGCACCGCCGCGTTGTCGCTGGGCACGTTGCTGGGCTCGTTCGACGTCGGGGAGCTGACCGCTGAGCTGGGTGTGCGCTGGGACATCACGCACGGTTACTTCAAACGGCACGCGTCCTGCTCGTTCACGCACCCGGCCGCCGACGCGGTCCTGGCGTTGCGCGCCGAGTTCCCGGCGGCCGCCATCACCTCGATCCTGGTGGAATCGCACGTCCTGGGCGCCGGGCTGACGAGCGAAACCTGGTCGAACCGGCTGTCCGCGATGTTCTCGACACCGTTCGTGGTCGCCACCGCCGCGCTCACCGGACAGGTCGCCCCGGACAGCGCGCTCGACGATCCGCAGGTGCAAGCGCTTGCGCGACGGGTACGACTGGTCGCGGCCGACGACCTGACCGCCCGGCTGCCCGCCGAACGCGCCGCGCGGGTCAGCATCGGCTTCGACGACGGCACCACGCTGGCCAGCGAGGTGCCCAACCCGGTGGGCGACGCCGACCACCACCCGCTGAGCGAACCCGACCTGGTCGCGATGCTGAAGACGTGGCTGCCGCGGCAGCCAGGGCTCGTGGACCGCGCCGTCGCGGTCAGTCACGAGTTGCCCGGCCTGCCCCGTGTCGGTGACGCGCTGCGCGGGCTGGCCGGCGGAGCAGAGAAGGAGTTGAACTGA
- a CDS encoding ABC transporter substrate-binding protein: MAARKLIAALGACALLATGCGGSAPMGAGGAAAGRDEGPVKIGALHPVSGSNAVDGQQMRRGAQMAVDAINAAGGIASLGGRKVELVTGDTQGKADIGQSEAQRLISAGAVGIVGTYQSAVSTNVAVVAERNRVPFVADVTASDQVYAHGYKYAFRVQPGSEVIATAAAQYLRQVSQQAGKPVKKVAFLHEQSDFGSGAAEAFTEAARQLGIEVGPDISYDAASVSDLTAQVTQVKASGADVLAVAGYYRDSLLAAKAIASVKPDLNAVWGVSNGAYDQPKFVADAGDLGALYFSTNYHYDATNPQTVALREQYQRTYGDPMRTGAVLSYDAVQVIAQAVEQAASTDPEKVRDAIAAARVQPLTVGNGPIQFAPNGDNRNALAVLMQIQNGQVKQVYPPEKAESRPEYQVTWRP; encoded by the coding sequence ATGGCCGCGCGAAAGCTCATCGCCGCGCTCGGTGCGTGCGCCCTGCTCGCGACCGGCTGCGGGGGCTCGGCCCCGATGGGAGCCGGGGGCGCGGCCGCCGGGCGCGACGAGGGCCCGGTCAAGATCGGCGCGCTGCACCCGGTCAGCGGTTCGAACGCGGTGGACGGGCAGCAGATGCGGCGCGGCGCGCAGATGGCGGTCGACGCCATCAACGCGGCGGGCGGTATCGCATCCCTCGGCGGCCGCAAGGTCGAGCTGGTCACCGGGGACACCCAGGGCAAGGCCGACATCGGTCAGAGTGAGGCGCAGCGGCTGATCTCCGCCGGTGCCGTCGGGATCGTCGGCACCTACCAGAGCGCGGTCAGCACGAACGTCGCCGTCGTCGCGGAACGCAACCGCGTGCCTTTCGTCGCCGACGTCACGGCGTCCGATCAGGTCTACGCGCACGGTTACAAGTACGCCTTCCGGGTGCAGCCGGGCAGCGAGGTGATCGCCACCGCCGCCGCGCAGTACCTGCGGCAGGTGTCGCAGCAGGCGGGCAAACCGGTCAAGAAGGTCGCGTTCCTGCACGAGCAGAGCGATTTCGGCAGCGGCGCCGCGGAGGCGTTCACCGAGGCCGCGCGGCAGCTGGGGATCGAGGTCGGGCCGGACATCAGCTACGACGCGGCCAGCGTCAGCGATCTGACCGCCCAGGTCACGCAGGTCAAGGCGTCCGGCGCGGACGTGCTGGCGGTCGCCGGCTACTACCGCGACAGCCTGCTGGCGGCCAAGGCCATCGCCTCGGTCAAACCGGATCTCAACGCGGTCTGGGGCGTCTCGAACGGCGCCTACGACCAGCCGAAGTTCGTCGCGGACGCCGGTGACCTCGGCGCGCTGTACTTCAGCACGAACTATCACTACGACGCGACCAACCCGCAGACCGTCGCGCTGCGCGAGCAGTACCAGCGCACCTACGGCGATCCGATGCGCACCGGCGCGGTGCTGTCCTACGACGCGGTCCAGGTGATCGCGCAGGCGGTCGAGCAGGCCGCCAGCACCGATCCGGAGAAGGTCCGCGACGCCATCGCCGCCGCCCGGGTCCAACCCCTGACCGTGGGCAACGGCCCGATCCAGTTCGCCCCCAACGGCGACAACCGCAACGCACTGGCGGTCCTGATGCAGATCCAGAACGGCCAGGTCAAGCAGGTCTATCCCCCGGAGAAAGCCGAATCCCGGCCCGAGTACCAGGTGACGTGGCGGCCATGA